Proteins co-encoded in one Halorussus vallis genomic window:
- a CDS encoding ABC transporter substrate-binding protein, whose translation MDDSVSRRRWLTALGATGAAGLAGCMGSDESGQNTTTDGGTTGDDSGMTETTAKTSKQSNVSGKVKIGVLQPTSGDLKYYGQQALWGFYSGLAYKNGGDPIKKATTGTHTATVGDVEYELVVRDTKFKADTAQSLATDLVQNEEVDLLFGCTSSGSANRVIKTVVKQAQVPIMVGPAASADITSSSETCGNLVFRASENTAMDARSGGKYVARESDVSKVYLFGADYSFGKAVVNNYEQVLKDEGVEIVGKKFVPQGYSEWKGLLDNAQKAGAEGIVGGFTVATLPKLFTSYLNGNYDYRVFGGFATRITNAIVGQTLQKALGKPLTKEKLRNSKLGPFTTRYHWNQYDNEINSAFVDSYTKTYGTVPDLFTSGTFTAASAIVQAVQQSGSTKGADIAEALRGMTVADTPKGKNGYTFQKYNNQARSAMTVANPVPTTDQWADSWKAAIMPSKPLSTIPADQATIPKSGVNCSL comes from the coding sequence GTGGATGACAGCGTTTCACGGCGGCGATGGCTCACTGCGCTCGGCGCGACCGGTGCGGCCGGTCTGGCCGGTTGTATGGGCAGTGACGAGAGCGGACAGAACACGACGACCGACGGCGGCACGACCGGTGACGACTCAGGCATGACGGAAACGACGGCGAAGACGAGCAAGCAGTCGAACGTCTCGGGCAAAGTGAAGATCGGCGTGCTCCAGCCGACCTCCGGCGACCTCAAGTACTACGGCCAGCAGGCGTTGTGGGGCTTCTACTCCGGGCTGGCGTACAAGAACGGCGGCGACCCCATCAAGAAGGCGACCACGGGCACCCACACCGCGACGGTCGGCGACGTCGAGTACGAACTCGTCGTCCGGGACACCAAGTTCAAGGCCGACACGGCCCAGTCGCTGGCGACCGACCTCGTCCAGAACGAGGAGGTCGACCTGCTGTTCGGCTGTACCTCCTCGGGGTCGGCCAACCGCGTCATCAAGACGGTCGTCAAGCAGGCCCAGGTCCCGATCATGGTCGGACCTGCGGCGTCGGCCGACATCACGTCGAGTTCCGAGACGTGCGGCAACCTCGTGTTCCGCGCGAGCGAGAACACCGCGATGGACGCCCGGTCGGGCGGCAAGTACGTCGCTAGGGAGTCCGACGTGAGCAAAGTGTACCTGTTCGGCGCCGACTACTCGTTCGGCAAGGCGGTCGTCAACAACTACGAGCAGGTGCTCAAAGACGAGGGCGTCGAAATCGTCGGCAAGAAGTTCGTCCCGCAGGGCTACTCGGAGTGGAAGGGCCTGCTCGACAACGCTCAGAAGGCGGGCGCGGAGGGCATCGTCGGCGGGTTCACCGTGGCGACGCTCCCGAAACTGTTCACCTCGTACCTCAACGGGAACTACGACTACCGCGTGTTCGGCGGCTTCGCCACCCGAATCACCAACGCCATCGTGGGCCAGACGCTCCAGAAGGCGCTCGGCAAGCCGCTGACCAAGGAGAAGCTCCGGAACTCGAAGCTCGGACCGTTCACGACGCGCTACCACTGGAACCAGTACGACAACGAGATCAACAGCGCGTTCGTCGACAGCTACACCAAGACCTACGGCACCGTCCCCGATCTGTTCACGTCCGGGACGTTCACCGCCGCCTCGGCCATCGTCCAGGCGGTCCAGCAGAGCGGTTCGACGAAGGGCGCGGACATCGCCGAGGCGCTCCGCGGGATGACCGTCGCGGACACGCCCAAGGGGAAGAACGGCTACACCTTCCAGAAGTACAACAACCAGGCCCGGTCGGCGATGACCGTCGCGAACCCGGTCCCGACCACCGACCAGTGGGCCGATAGCTGGAAGGCCGCCATCATGCCCAGCAAGCCGCTCTCGACCATCCCGGCCGACCAGGCGACCATCCCGAAGAGCGGCGTCAACTGCTCGCTGTAG
- a CDS encoding SHOCT domain-containing protein, with protein MTESADESTLRALHRLVEHYTPDGTLGRTLLGGTALVLAPILFFGGIEMLSPAATFTAFVTGLFGTVVGPPAFLLGVVTLWPVYLSLIGNVESPSAYPEGAATPRANRQDAEDVLKRRYAAGELTRDEFERRLDAVMGTGARRSEPAATENRRSSTADEMARFERPRNR; from the coding sequence ATGACCGAGTCCGCCGACGAATCCACCCTGCGCGCCCTCCACCGACTCGTCGAACACTACACGCCCGACGGCACGCTCGGGCGGACCTTGCTGGGCGGCACGGCCCTCGTCCTCGCGCCCATCTTGTTCTTCGGCGGCATCGAGATGCTGAGCCCCGCGGCCACGTTCACCGCCTTCGTGACGGGACTGTTCGGGACCGTCGTCGGCCCTCCGGCGTTCCTGCTCGGCGTCGTCACCCTCTGGCCGGTGTACCTCTCGCTCATCGGCAACGTCGAATCGCCGTCGGCGTACCCCGAGGGTGCGGCGACGCCGCGGGCGAACCGCCAGGACGCCGAAGACGTGCTGAAGCGCCGGTACGCCGCCGGCGAACTCACCCGCGACGAGTTCGAGCGCCGACTCGACGCCGTGATGGGGACCGGCGCGCGGCGGTCCGAACCGGCGGCGACCGAGAACCGGCGGTCGAGCACCGCCGACGAGATGGCGCGCTTCGAGCGTCCCCGGAACCGGTGA
- a CDS encoding PAS domain-containing protein: protein MADRIRALLVDDDAAVSELTATYLRRVGDSISPTVETDPGAALDRLEREEFDCVVSDYDMPRMNGLEFLDAVRDVEPDLPFVLFTGKGSEEIASEAISAGVTDYLQKGTGTDQYEVLANRIENAVAQHRAERRAAEADRQVRRTFERITDGFFSLDDDWRFRYVNERAEQLLDRTEAELLGERVWEAFPKAVGTPFQTEYECAMETQEATTFEEYYAPLDTWFEVRAYPAEDGLSAYFRDVTERRRMGAELRETRRKIEALYDVAARAVSSTTPDEIYDLAVEAAENILEFDLCTVDAEADGVLVSRSVSKVVSTDGYYAETDVDAERNLAARAYREGETIMVGDLHEADAVPAESEYRSAMTVPLGEFGVFQAVSKEFDGFDDDDRELTELLATHLTEALRRIESEREVRAERDRFAALFENVPNAVVTCVYEDGRPVVQAVNPAFEETFGWGADEIVDESLDEYVVPSDRRSEADELNAQAQRGTYVDGLEVRRETTDGVRDFLLHTGPARSDPDEPTTEDVSVYTEITAQKERERTLARQNERLDEFASVVSHDLRNPLNVAQGRFEMLAEETESPHLDPLGRALDRMDALVADMLALTKGGEPVENAAAVELSAVAADAWATADTADARLRVADEVTLSAAAGRLRQLLENLFRNAVEHGGADATVTVGALGDASGGRCGGESGNGRTGPPGGDSSESPPEGFYVEDDGPGVPEGERGRIFDHGYSTAKNGTGFGLAIVADIAEAHGWTVEVGESESGGARFEIRT from the coding sequence ATGGCCGACCGCATTCGTGCGCTACTGGTCGACGACGACGCCGCGGTGTCGGAGTTGACCGCGACCTACCTCCGGCGGGTGGGCGACTCCATCTCGCCGACCGTCGAAACCGACCCCGGGGCGGCGCTGGACCGCCTCGAACGCGAGGAGTTCGACTGCGTGGTGAGCGACTACGACATGCCCCGGATGAACGGCCTCGAGTTTCTCGACGCGGTGCGGGACGTCGAACCCGACCTCCCGTTCGTGCTGTTCACGGGGAAAGGGAGCGAGGAGATCGCCAGCGAGGCTATCTCCGCCGGCGTCACCGACTACCTCCAGAAGGGTACCGGCACCGACCAGTACGAGGTGCTCGCGAACCGCATCGAGAACGCGGTCGCCCAGCACCGCGCCGAGCGTCGCGCCGCCGAGGCCGACCGGCAGGTTCGGCGCACGTTCGAACGCATCACCGACGGCTTCTTCTCGCTCGACGACGACTGGCGGTTCCGCTACGTCAACGAGCGCGCCGAGCAGTTGCTCGACCGGACCGAGGCGGAACTGCTCGGTGAGCGCGTCTGGGAGGCGTTCCCCAAAGCGGTCGGGACGCCGTTCCAGACGGAGTACGAGTGCGCGATGGAGACCCAGGAGGCGACCACCTTCGAGGAGTACTACGCGCCGCTGGACACCTGGTTCGAGGTGCGGGCCTACCCCGCCGAGGACGGCCTGTCGGCGTACTTTCGGGACGTGACCGAGCGCAGGCGGATGGGTGCCGAACTTCGGGAAACCAGGCGCAAGATCGAGGCGCTGTACGACGTGGCCGCCCGCGCCGTCTCGTCGACGACGCCCGACGAGATATACGACCTCGCGGTCGAGGCGGCCGAGAACATCCTCGAGTTCGACCTCTGTACGGTCGACGCCGAGGCCGACGGCGTCCTCGTCTCGCGGTCGGTTTCGAAGGTGGTCTCCACCGACGGCTACTACGCCGAAACCGACGTCGACGCCGAGCGCAACCTCGCGGCCCGGGCGTACCGCGAGGGCGAGACGATCATGGTCGGCGACCTCCACGAGGCCGACGCGGTGCCCGCGGAGAGCGAGTACCGGTCGGCGATGACCGTGCCGCTCGGCGAGTTCGGCGTGTTCCAGGCGGTGTCGAAGGAGTTCGACGGTTTCGACGACGACGACCGCGAACTGACCGAGTTGCTCGCCACGCACCTCACCGAGGCGCTCCGGCGAATCGAGTCCGAGCGGGAGGTCCGCGCCGAGCGCGACCGGTTCGCCGCGCTGTTCGAGAACGTCCCCAACGCAGTCGTGACGTGCGTCTACGAGGACGGCCGCCCCGTCGTCCAGGCGGTCAACCCGGCGTTCGAGGAGACGTTCGGCTGGGGTGCGGACGAGATCGTCGACGAGAGTCTGGACGAGTACGTCGTCCCGTCCGACCGGCGGAGCGAGGCCGACGAACTGAACGCGCAGGCCCAGCGCGGCACGTACGTCGACGGTCTGGAAGTCAGGCGCGAGACGACCGACGGGGTCCGGGACTTCCTGCTCCACACGGGACCGGCCCGCAGCGACCCGGACGAGCCGACGACCGAGGACGTGAGCGTCTACACCGAGATCACCGCCCAGAAGGAGCGCGAGCGGACGCTGGCGCGCCAGAACGAACGCCTCGACGAGTTCGCCAGCGTGGTCTCCCACGACCTGCGCAACCCGCTGAACGTCGCCCAGGGTCGCTTCGAGATGCTCGCCGAGGAGACGGAGAGCCCGCACCTCGACCCGCTGGGTCGGGCGCTCGACCGGATGGACGCGCTGGTCGCCGATATGCTGGCGCTGACGAAGGGCGGCGAACCTGTCGAGAACGCTGCCGCGGTGGAACTCTCGGCCGTGGCCGCCGACGCGTGGGCGACCGCCGACACCGCCGACGCGCGCCTCCGAGTCGCGGACGAGGTCACGCTCTCGGCCGCCGCCGGCCGGTTACGACAGCTACTGGAGAACCTGTTTCGGAACGCGGTCGAACACGGCGGCGCCGACGCGACCGTCACCGTCGGGGCGCTCGGCGACGCGTCGGGAGGTAGGTGCGGCGGCGAGTCCGGAAACGGGCGCACCGGGCCACCTGGCGGCGACTCCTCCGAGTCGCCGCCAGAGGGCTTCTACGTCGAAGACGACGGGCCGGGCGTGCCCGAAGGCGAACGCGGACGCATCTTCGACCACGGCTACTCCACCGCGAAGAACGGGACGGGCTTCGGCCTCGCCATCGTCGCCGACATCGCCGAAGCCCACGGCTGGACGGTCGAAGTCGGCGAGAGCGAGTCGGGCGGTGCGCGCTTCGAAATCAGGACGTGA
- a CDS encoding aldo/keto reductase, with translation MTDDGSVVPRLGLGTWQNTNSEECAESVETALEAGYRHVDTARYYDNEAAVGAGVARADVPREDVFVATKLWHDDLAAEDVPARARESLDRLGLKYVDLLYVHWPTDTYNPEGTLGAFADLRDDGLVRHVGVSNFTPDLLEEAREVCDAPIVANQVECHPLLPQTELREYCERRGIALVAYCPLLHGRIFEVPEVQTVAEKHGVSEARVCLAWLFEKGVAAVPKATSGEHIRDNFGALDLELDDEDLATIDGIDRRERLGDPEFAPWN, from the coding sequence ATGACAGACGACGGTTCGGTCGTCCCTCGCCTCGGCCTCGGTACCTGGCAGAACACCAATTCCGAGGAATGCGCCGAGAGCGTCGAAACCGCACTGGAGGCGGGCTACCGCCACGTCGACACCGCACGGTACTACGACAACGAGGCGGCGGTCGGCGCGGGCGTCGCCCGGGCCGACGTGCCCCGCGAGGACGTGTTCGTCGCCACGAAGCTCTGGCACGACGACCTCGCGGCCGAGGACGTGCCGGCGCGCGCCCGCGAGAGCCTCGACCGCCTCGGCCTCAAGTACGTCGACCTGTTGTACGTCCACTGGCCGACGGACACCTACAACCCCGAGGGCACGCTGGGCGCGTTCGCCGACCTGCGCGACGACGGGCTGGTTCGCCACGTCGGCGTGTCGAACTTCACGCCCGACCTGCTGGAGGAGGCCCGGGAGGTCTGCGACGCTCCGATTGTCGCCAACCAGGTCGAGTGCCACCCCCTGCTCCCGCAGACGGAACTCCGGGAGTACTGCGAGCGCCGCGGCATCGCCCTCGTCGCGTACTGTCCGCTGCTGCACGGCCGGATATTCGAGGTTCCGGAGGTGCAAACGGTCGCCGAGAAGCACGGCGTCAGCGAGGCGCGAGTCTGTCTCGCGTGGCTGTTCGAGAAGGGCGTCGCGGCCGTCCCGAAGGCGACCAGCGGGGAGCACATCCGGGACAACTTCGGCGCGCTCGACCTCGAACTCGACGACGAGGACCTCGCGACGATCGACGGTATCGACCGGCGCGAGCGACTCGGCGATCCCGAGTTCGCGCCGTGGAACTAG
- a CDS encoding DUF7333 family protein gives MEFNVPVTAAALLAIVAVGTAGLIAMGVMATSTVLMMVAPSMLVFGLIALFLGVKHGEYRATHR, from the coding sequence ATGGAGTTTAACGTACCTGTGACCGCCGCGGCACTATTAGCGATCGTCGCCGTCGGTACGGCGGGCCTCATCGCCATGGGAGTAATGGCGACGAGTACGGTGCTGATGATGGTGGCTCCCTCGATGCTGGTGTTCGGCCTGATAGCGCTCTTCCTCGGCGTCAAACACGGCGAGTACCGCGCCACCCACCGCTGA
- a CDS encoding ABC transporter ATP-binding protein has product MSLLEVEDAHTYYGESHILEGVSLEVEEGEVVALVGRNGVGKTTTLRTILQLTPPREGAVRYRGEDVTGDDTHEVASRGVGWIPEGRRIFTQLSVEENVRVAVPDGENVDEGVELAFETFPDLREHRDRDAGNLSGGQQQMLAISRALVGDNDLLLVDEPSEGLAPLIVERVAEALADAAADTTILLVEQNLPLALDLADRFYVIDNGRVVEEGDAASASADDERLRRYLSA; this is encoded by the coding sequence GTGAGTTTACTCGAAGTCGAAGACGCACACACCTACTACGGCGAGAGCCACATCCTCGAAGGCGTCTCGCTCGAAGTCGAGGAGGGCGAAGTCGTCGCGCTCGTCGGGCGCAACGGCGTCGGCAAGACAACCACGCTCAGGACCATCCTCCAGTTGACCCCGCCGCGGGAGGGCGCGGTGCGCTACCGCGGCGAGGACGTGACCGGCGACGACACCCACGAGGTGGCCTCGCGGGGCGTCGGCTGGATTCCGGAGGGCCGGCGCATCTTCACCCAGCTCTCGGTCGAGGAGAACGTCCGCGTGGCGGTGCCCGACGGCGAGAACGTCGACGAGGGCGTCGAACTCGCCTTCGAGACGTTCCCCGACCTGCGCGAGCACCGTGACCGGGACGCCGGCAACCTCTCGGGCGGCCAGCAGCAGATGCTCGCCATCTCGCGGGCGCTGGTCGGCGACAACGACCTGCTGTTGGTCGACGAACCCAGTGAGGGCCTCGCGCCGCTCATCGTCGAGCGCGTCGCCGAGGCGCTGGCGGACGCCGCCGCCGACACCACCATCCTGCTCGTCGAGCAGAACCTCCCGCTGGCGCTCGACCTGGCCGACCGCTTCTACGTCATCGACAACGGGCGCGTGGTCGAGGAGGGCGACGCCGCGAGCGCGTCGGCCGACGACGAGCGACTCAGGAGGTATCTGAGCGCATGA
- a CDS encoding helix-turn-helix domain-containing protein yields the protein MIDITMDMEQYDCPFIDTTDDHAVGFSAIQWDFDRVADQLETRMVVEGEDRDSLDAGLAALRDHDNMRDYALLTRRDNVAHIRTVIGETEAMGAIRDNGGYITGPFYIEEGSEVWHVGFDTVEGEDTTLAELERNNEFDVLDRKNTELPEMQGFVQNAGAAMTLIQGCRDLSDVERETLETAVSDGYFENPRGATLGHLADEFDVSKPAVSKNLRRGQQKMIQRVVDALEELEE from the coding sequence ATGATCGACATCACGATGGACATGGAGCAGTACGACTGCCCGTTCATCGACACGACCGACGACCACGCGGTCGGCTTCTCGGCCATCCAGTGGGACTTCGACCGAGTCGCCGACCAACTGGAGACTCGAATGGTCGTGGAGGGTGAGGACCGCGACTCGCTCGACGCCGGCCTCGCCGCCTTGCGCGACCACGACAATATGCGCGACTACGCTCTGCTGACCCGCCGGGACAACGTCGCGCACATCCGGACCGTCATCGGCGAAACCGAGGCGATGGGCGCGATTCGGGACAACGGCGGCTACATCACCGGCCCGTTCTACATCGAGGAGGGGAGCGAAGTCTGGCACGTCGGCTTCGACACCGTCGAGGGCGAGGACACCACCCTGGCCGAACTCGAACGTAACAACGAGTTCGACGTGCTCGACCGCAAGAACACCGAACTCCCCGAGATGCAGGGGTTCGTCCAGAACGCCGGGGCGGCGATGACGCTCATCCAGGGCTGTCGGGACCTCTCGGACGTCGAGCGCGAGACCCTCGAAACCGCGGTGTCGGACGGCTACTTCGAGAACCCCCGCGGGGCGACGCTCGGCCACCTCGCCGACGAGTTCGACGTCTCGAAGCCGGCGGTGTCGAAGAACCTCCGGCGGGGCCAGCAGAAGATGATCCAGCGCGTGGTGGACGCGTTGGAGGAACTCGAGGAGTGA
- a CDS encoding ABC transporter ATP-binding protein, producing MLRTSGLTKEFGGLTAVDDVDFALEANELCSLIGPNGAGKTTFFNLLTGTLSPTRGTIELRSGDGDGGWRDITDEEPHETASLGVHRSYQITNVFPTNTVLENVRVAAQAHGDDAAKFWRNAGAFEDHIEEAYRILDRVGLAEEADTPTESLSHGAKRQLEVGVALAGDPDVLLLDEPNAGVSSESVDRIIDLIEDVASDHAVLLVEHNMDIVMNVSDRVVVLNQGAVIAEGTPEAVRGDPKVQEAYLGGYEAGSLSRDAESDAASDSASDPEEGAA from the coding sequence ATGTTACGAACTTCGGGACTGACGAAGGAGTTCGGCGGCCTCACCGCCGTCGACGACGTCGACTTCGCGCTCGAAGCGAACGAACTCTGCTCGCTCATCGGGCCGAACGGCGCGGGCAAGACGACGTTCTTCAACCTGCTGACCGGGACGCTCTCCCCGACGCGCGGAACCATCGAACTGCGGTCGGGGGACGGCGACGGTGGCTGGCGCGACATCACGGACGAGGAGCCACACGAGACGGCGAGCCTCGGGGTCCACCGGTCGTACCAGATCACGAACGTCTTCCCGACGAACACGGTGCTGGAGAACGTCCGCGTCGCGGCGCAGGCCCACGGCGACGACGCCGCGAAGTTCTGGCGCAACGCCGGCGCCTTCGAGGACCACATCGAGGAGGCCTACCGCATCCTCGACCGGGTCGGACTCGCCGAGGAGGCCGACACCCCGACAGAGAGCCTGAGCCACGGCGCCAAGCGCCAGTTGGAGGTCGGGGTCGCCCTCGCGGGCGACCCCGACGTGCTCCTGCTCGACGAACCGAACGCCGGCGTTTCCTCCGAGAGCGTCGACCGCATCATCGACCTCATCGAGGACGTGGCCAGCGACCACGCGGTCCTGCTGGTCGAGCACAATATGGACATCGTGATGAACGTCTCCGACCGCGTGGTCGTGCTCAACCAGGGCGCGGTCATCGCCGAGGGAACCCCGGAAGCGGTCCGGGGCGACCCGAAGGTCCAGGAGGCGTACCTTGGCGGCTACGAGGCCGGTAGTCTCAGCAGAGACGCGGAGTCGGACGCGGCGTCCGACTCCGCGTCGGACCCCGAGGAGGGAGCGGCGTGA
- a CDS encoding SDR family oxidoreductase, translated as MSEEIAAPELTADDVLVVDDDRFAFENVCLVTGAASGIGRATALAAAMNGLTVVSTDVDEEGLAETAERADELGVEGRVETVAGDLREDVPEIVEAAAEYGDVAYLANVAGMQHIDPIEEFPMDAYDAMQDVMVRAPVELTKHCLPLMREAGFGCIGNMASVHGHYVTADKVAYNVAKFGLRGLTQSIAAEGEGVVRSFSVSTGYVKTPLVTDQIPDTAEQRGISVQEVVEDVMLGQSRTTEMMTPAEVANLFVFGFSKHASHLNGGDLRFDDGMTLTYE; from the coding sequence ATGTCAGAGGAGATCGCCGCCCCGGAACTGACCGCGGACGACGTGCTCGTCGTCGACGACGACCGATTCGCGTTCGAGAACGTCTGTCTCGTCACGGGCGCCGCGTCCGGCATCGGGCGGGCCACCGCGCTGGCGGCCGCGATGAACGGCCTGACCGTCGTTAGCACCGACGTCGACGAGGAGGGACTCGCCGAAACCGCCGAGCGGGCCGACGAACTCGGCGTCGAGGGTCGCGTCGAAACCGTCGCCGGCGACCTGCGCGAGGACGTGCCCGAAATCGTCGAGGCGGCCGCCGAGTACGGCGACGTCGCCTACCTCGCCAACGTCGCGGGAATGCAGCACATCGACCCCATCGAGGAGTTCCCGATGGACGCCTACGACGCGATGCAGGACGTAATGGTCCGCGCACCGGTCGAACTCACCAAGCACTGCCTGCCGCTGATGCGCGAGGCGGGGTTCGGCTGTATCGGCAACATGGCGTCGGTCCACGGCCACTACGTCACCGCCGACAAGGTGGCCTACAACGTCGCGAAGTTCGGCCTCCGGGGGTTGACCCAGTCCATCGCCGCGGAGGGCGAGGGCGTCGTCCGGTCGTTCTCGGTCAGCACGGGCTACGTGAAGACGCCGCTAGTCACCGACCAGATTCCCGACACCGCAGAACAGCGCGGCATCTCGGTTCAGGAGGTCGTCGAGGACGTGATGCTCGGCCAGTCGCGCACCACCGAGATGATGACGCCCGCAGAGGTCGCGAACCTGTTCGTCTTCGGCTTCTCGAAGCACGCCAGCCACCTCAACGGCGGCGACCTGCGGTTCGACGACGGGATGACGCTGACCTACGAGTAG
- a CDS encoding aldo/keto reductase — MAQSTETTDEPTLDGTARLGLGTWQNTDPEECAESVETALEMGYRHVDTAQIYDNEEYVGEGLSRADVGREDYFLATKVWNANLSYDDVIHSTKESLDKLGVDHLDLLYVHWPADEYDPEDTLAAFDQLRDDGLIRHVGVSNFRPEDVDAALDALDAPLFANQVEMHPLLPRNDLLAHCRERDVNVVAYSPLARGKVFDVPEIVEVAEKHDASPAQVSLAWLLQRDGVATIPKATGEEHIRDNFGALDLELDDEDVATIDGIDERSRQVDPGFAPWN, encoded by the coding sequence ATGGCTCAGTCCACGGAGACCACCGACGAGCCGACGCTGGACGGAACGGCGCGCCTCGGCCTCGGCACCTGGCAGAACACCGACCCCGAAGAGTGCGCCGAGAGCGTCGAAACTGCCCTGGAGATGGGCTACCGCCACGTCGACACCGCCCAGATATACGACAACGAGGAGTACGTCGGCGAGGGTCTCTCGCGGGCCGACGTCGGCCGCGAGGACTACTTCCTCGCCACCAAGGTCTGGAACGCGAACCTCTCGTACGACGACGTGATTCACTCGACGAAGGAGAGCCTCGACAAACTCGGGGTGGACCACCTCGACCTGCTGTACGTCCACTGGCCCGCCGACGAGTACGACCCCGAGGACACCCTCGCGGCGTTCGACCAACTCCGCGACGACGGGCTGATTCGCCACGTCGGCGTGAGCAACTTCCGACCGGAGGACGTCGACGCGGCGCTCGACGCGCTCGACGCGCCGCTGTTCGCCAACCAGGTCGAGATGCACCCGCTGTTGCCCCGGAACGACCTGCTGGCTCACTGCCGCGAGCGCGACGTGAACGTCGTCGCCTACTCGCCGCTGGCCCGCGGGAAGGTCTTCGACGTGCCCGAAATCGTCGAGGTCGCCGAGAAGCACGACGCCTCGCCCGCGCAGGTCAGCCTGGCGTGGCTCCTCCAGCGCGACGGCGTCGCCACCATCCCGAAGGCGACCGGCGAGGAGCACATCCGCGACAACTTCGGCGCGCTCGACCTCGAACTCGACGACGAGGACGTGGCGACGATAGACGGTATCGACGAGCGTTCCCGGCAGGTCGACCCGGGATTCGCGCCGTGGAACTGA
- a CDS encoding phosphoadenosine phosphosulfate reductase family protein, whose amino-acid sequence MPEDFPNYVDVDYSDGEGEEPEDYASMEHKIEKAIDVTRQGLEEYENPAVMWTGGKDSTLTLYFIKEVAEKYDLETPPAVFIDHYQHFDDIHDFVDKWADEWDLEVIYARNEDVGEYAEDNDLEPGDDIPIDALNEHNQHHVRDILEYEEDEFPFLLDTYVGNHLLKTVALNNALEEYDIDGVISGVRWDEQEARADETFFSPRHDPEIYPPHDRIQPILQFDERAVWDTFWHYVVPDTVEEYPDDGHVPQSYDDLPNDLTQDDIPVSPKYFAGFRSLGSEVSTEKSDEEPAWLQDLDSTTERAGRAQDKEDLMERLRDLGYM is encoded by the coding sequence ATGCCGGAAGACTTCCCGAACTACGTCGACGTCGACTACAGTGACGGCGAAGGCGAAGAGCCCGAAGACTACGCTTCGATGGAGCACAAGATCGAGAAGGCCATCGATGTCACGCGCCAGGGCCTCGAAGAGTACGAGAACCCCGCCGTCATGTGGACCGGCGGCAAGGACTCGACGCTCACGCTCTACTTCATCAAGGAGGTCGCCGAGAAGTACGACCTCGAGACGCCGCCCGCCGTCTTCATCGACCACTACCAGCACTTCGACGACATCCACGACTTCGTCGACAAGTGGGCCGACGAGTGGGACCTCGAAGTCATCTACGCGCGCAACGAGGACGTCGGCGAGTACGCCGAGGACAACGACCTCGAACCCGGCGACGACATCCCCATCGACGCGCTCAACGAGCACAACCAGCACCACGTGCGCGACATCCTCGAGTACGAGGAGGACGAGTTCCCGTTCCTGCTGGACACCTACGTCGGCAACCACCTGCTGAAGACGGTCGCGCTCAACAACGCCCTCGAAGAGTACGACATCGACGGCGTCATCTCCGGCGTCCGCTGGGACGAACAGGAGGCCCGCGCCGACGAGACGTTCTTCAGCCCGCGCCACGACCCCGAAATCTACCCGCCCCACGACCGCATTCAGCCAATCCTCCAGTTCGACGAGCGCGCGGTCTGGGACACCTTCTGGCACTACGTCGTGCCGGACACCGTCGAGGAGTACCCCGACGACGGCCACGTCCCGCAGTCCTACGACGACCTGCCGAACGACCTCACCCAGGACGACATCCCGGTCAGTCCGAAGTACTTCGCCGGATTCCGCTCGCTGGGTAGCGAAGTCAGCACCGAGAAGTCCGACGAGGAGCCGGCGTGGCTCCAGGACCTCGACAGCACGACCGAGCGCGCGGGCCGCGCCCAGGACAAGGAGGACCTGATGGAGCGCCTGCGCGACCTCGGCTACATGTAA